In Drosophila santomea strain STO CAGO 1482 chromosome 2L, Prin_Dsan_1.1, whole genome shotgun sequence, a single window of DNA contains:
- the LOC120454997 gene encoding uncharacterized protein LOC120454997 isoform X1, whose product MLIILLVLVQNFELHMCRQLMVYPATDKRSPDKLLSIGGSAAGEVTLPEANTPADDKRAGGSRSAPSQPEEIFSAPADEGYDEYPMVVPKRAALLLDRLMVALHHALEQERSEQRIGDFFGDRNILGGKFGESHNGMEPHQIREDGMYSDDDSGSMLDYDFKDLNQINRATGETKISVNAKELSEKSGRRSIWDVHPFRFSSWYPAYPAIRIRRWPSVLALLFQCRQLLLKLKHPYKSSKESVSGVDLKPQTFQIPTDRQRCV is encoded by the exons ATGTTGATTATCCTGCTCGTGCTCGTCCAGAACTTTGAGCTGCACATGTGCCGGCAATTGATGGTGTATCCGGCCACCGACAAACGATCCCCCGACAAGCTGCTCTCCATCGGCGGCAGTGCAGCCGGAGAGGTGACACTGCCGGAGGCCAACACTCCGGCAGATGACAAGCGGGCGGGCGGCTCCAGGTCGGCCCCCAGCCAGCCGGAGGAGATTTTCAGTGCCCCAGCCGATGAGGGCTACGACGAGTATCCG ATGGTGGTGCCCAAGCGAGCCGCATTACTTTTGGATCGACTGATGGTTGCTTTGCACCATGCCCTCGAACAGGAAAGAAGTGAGCAACGAATTGGCGATTTCTTTGGGGATAGAAACATATTGGGTGGTAAATTCGGCGAGTCCCACAACGGAATGGAGCCACATCAAATAAGGGAGGATG GCATGTACAGCGACGACGATTCGGGCTCAATGTTGGATTATGATTTCAAAGATTTGAACCAGATCAATCGCGCCACTGGCGAAACA AAAATTTCAGTTAATGCCAAAGAGCTTTCAGAGAAGAGCGGGCGCAGATCGATCTGGGACGTCCACCCATTCCGGTTCTCCAGCTGGTACCCGGCGTATCCAGCCATCCGGATCCGGCGGTGGCCGAGCGTACTGGCGTTGCTATTTCAATGCCGTCAGCTGCTTCTGAAACTAAAACACCCATACAAATCCAGCAAAGAATCCGTCTCTGGAGTGGACTTAAAGCCACAAACATTTCAAATCCCAACTGATCGTCAGCGATGTGTTTGA
- the LOC120454997 gene encoding uncharacterized protein LOC120454997 isoform X3 — translation MHHPPGRQTARRRRSSTSLAVKEGSAPSRTYHLPAMLIILLVLVQNFELHMCRQLMVYPATDKRSPDKLLSIGGSAAGEVTLPEANTPADDKRAGGSRSAPSQPEEIFSAPADEGYDEYPMVVPKRAALLLDRLMVALHHALEQERSEQRIGDFFGDRNILGGKFGESHNGMEPHQIREDGMYSDDDSGSMLDYDFKDLNQINRATGETRRAGADRSGTSTHSGSPAGTRRIQPSGSGGGRAYWRCYFNAVSCF, via the exons ATGCATCACCCACCTGGTCGCCAAACTGCCAGGAGGAGGCGGAGTTCCACTAGTCTTGCCGTCAAAGAGGGCTCTGCACCAAGCAGAACCTATCACCTACCAGCCATGTTGATTATCCTGCTCGTGCTCGTCCAGAACTTTGAGCTGCACATGTGCCGGCAATTGATGGTGTATCCGGCCACCGACAAACGATCCCCCGACAAGCTGCTCTCCATCGGCGGCAGTGCAGCCGGAGAGGTGACACTGCCGGAGGCCAACACTCCGGCAGATGACAAGCGGGCGGGCGGCTCCAGGTCGGCCCCCAGCCAGCCGGAGGAGATTTTCAGTGCCCCAGCCGATGAGGGCTACGACGAGTATCCG ATGGTGGTGCCCAAGCGAGCCGCATTACTTTTGGATCGACTGATGGTTGCTTTGCACCATGCCCTCGAACAGGAAAGAAGTGAGCAACGAATTGGCGATTTCTTTGGGGATAGAAACATATTGGGTGGTAAATTCGGCGAGTCCCACAACGGAATGGAGCCACATCAAATAAGGGAGGATG GCATGTACAGCGACGACGATTCGGGCTCAATGTTGGATTATGATTTCAAAGATTTGAACCAGATCAATCGCGCCACTGGCGAAACA AGAAGAGCGGGCGCAGATCGATCTGGGACGTCCACCCATTCCGGTTCTCCAGCTGGTACCCGGCGTATCCAGCCATCCGGATCCGGCGGTGGCCGAGCGTACTGGCGTTGCTATTTCAATGCCGTCAGCTGCTTCTGA
- the LOC120454997 gene encoding uncharacterized protein LOC120454997 isoform X2: protein MHHPPGRQTARRRRSSTSLAVKEGSAPSRTYHLPAMLIILLVLVQNFELHMCRQLMVYPATDKRSPDKLLSIGGSAAGEVTLPEANTPADDKRAGGSRSAPSQPEEIFSAPADEGYDEYPMVVPKRAALLLDRLMVALHHALEQERSEQRIGDFFGDRNILGGKFGESHNGMEPHQIREDGMYSDDDSGSMLDYDFKDLNQINRATGETLMPKSFQRRAGADRSGTSTHSGSPAGTRRIQPSGSGGGRAYWRCYFNAVSCF from the exons ATGCATCACCCACCTGGTCGCCAAACTGCCAGGAGGAGGCGGAGTTCCACTAGTCTTGCCGTCAAAGAGGGCTCTGCACCAAGCAGAACCTATCACCTACCAGCCATGTTGATTATCCTGCTCGTGCTCGTCCAGAACTTTGAGCTGCACATGTGCCGGCAATTGATGGTGTATCCGGCCACCGACAAACGATCCCCCGACAAGCTGCTCTCCATCGGCGGCAGTGCAGCCGGAGAGGTGACACTGCCGGAGGCCAACACTCCGGCAGATGACAAGCGGGCGGGCGGCTCCAGGTCGGCCCCCAGCCAGCCGGAGGAGATTTTCAGTGCCCCAGCCGATGAGGGCTACGACGAGTATCCG ATGGTGGTGCCCAAGCGAGCCGCATTACTTTTGGATCGACTGATGGTTGCTTTGCACCATGCCCTCGAACAGGAAAGAAGTGAGCAACGAATTGGCGATTTCTTTGGGGATAGAAACATATTGGGTGGTAAATTCGGCGAGTCCCACAACGGAATGGAGCCACATCAAATAAGGGAGGATG GCATGTACAGCGACGACGATTCGGGCTCAATGTTGGATTATGATTTCAAAGATTTGAACCAGATCAATCGCGCCACTGGCGAAACA TTAATGCCAAAGAGCTTTCAGAGAAGAGCGGGCGCAGATCGATCTGGGACGTCCACCCATTCCGGTTCTCCAGCTGGTACCCGGCGTATCCAGCCATCCGGATCCGGCGGTGGCCGAGCGTACTGGCGTTGCTATTTCAATGCCGTCAGCTGCTTCTGA
- the LOC120458499 gene encoding uncharacterized protein LOC120458499 isoform X1, which produces MRAYYTAKDMRKYGDLSYESKYLLDPKFMTKRDLQQYYRYYNMNKNRGQFKKVVIVIFALCVFSYLCVDYNLRTKLLRFRDGFDFMARIEDHYGGNVTTAYFVDTTGCRMPHFEVTDDTIAQFMFKPRPYSCNRALIRTSDTVPGQLHLNLEPSELLTYYNISDLSSVNCNYTEVKRKTDARNTYSPAVSFKLDKVMKLPLSPEFICMWCYDSLDKLFYKDCHFFAVDKPKIRPPLKTGTDRVSFNKSKEEQERLSVMILGMDSLSHLNFLRQMRRTANYIRKHLSHVEFWGYNKVGDNTFPNLVPLLSGLEDQELNLACTPKTLRSYDRCSFIWKRYQQLGYRSIFAEDVAMLSAFNYNQNGFRKQPTEYYLRPMIMEMEKTVAFKKDLNMHLCMGSRRTADVLLEYMRKLVPRLSRDLYFSFFWTVALTHDYFNFPSLLDEAMLQQLTQLQDSGVLNRTVVMFLSDHGLRWGSFRRTYQGMMEERQPLMMLLYPPWMNERYPEAIANLRLNARRLTTPFDVHATMLQLLDLHNLEADQLLRRSTEMDEPDSTLPRGISLFLPIPAARTCEQAGIAAHWCTCHQRQELQTNDPRVQRAARYLVRLINNRLKDSTQCRTLYLNSILQALIAAPHSKIVKNISTDYAVDITLRLQTKPGLGVFESTVRMTGYTTVLTGTISRLNLYGSQSYCLNDPALKMFCYCHR; this is translated from the exons ATGCGTGCCTACTACACGGCAAAGGATATGCGAAAATACGGCGATTTGAGCTATGA AAGCAAGTATCTGCTGGATCCGAAGTTTATGACCAAGAGGGACCTGCAGCAGTACTACCGCTACTACAACATGAACAAGAACCGTGGACAGTTCAAGAAGGTTGTGATCGTGATCTTCGCCCTCTGCGTCTTTTCCTACCTGTGTGTGGACTACAATCTCAGGACGAAGCTGCTTCGTTTCCGCGATGGATTCGATTTTATGGCCCGCATCGAGGACCACTATGGTGGAAATGTGACAACCGCCTATTTCGTTGACACCACCGGCTGCCGGATGCCGCACTTCGAGGTCACCGACGACACCATTGCCCAGTTCATGTTCAAGCCGCGTCCGTACAGCTGCAACAGAGCTCTGATCCGGACCAGTGACACGGTGCCCGGTCAGCTGCACCTCAATCTGGAGCCGAGTGAGCTGCTCACATACTACAACATCAGTGATCTGTCGTCCGTAAATTGCAACTATACGGAGGTGAAGCGGAAAACCGATGCACGTAACACTTACAGTCCGGCCGTGAGTTTTAAGCTGGATAAAGTAATGAAACTGCCTCTCAGCCCGGAGTTCATTTGCATGTGGTGCTACGATTCCTTGGACAAACTCTTCTACAAGGACTGCCACTTTTTTGCAGTCGATAAGCCAAAAATAAGGCCCCCACTGAAAACTGGAACCGATAGGGTGAGTTTCAACAAGAGcaaggaggagcaggaacGGCTTTCCGTGATGATACTCGGCATGGATAGCCTATCGCACCTAAATTTCCTACGCCAGATGCGCCGCACAGCGAACTACATCCGAAAGCATCTGTCCCACGTGGAGTTTTGGGGCTACAACAAGGTGGGCGACAATACCTTTCCCAATCTCGTGCCCCTGCTGAGTGGCCTGGAAGACCAGGAACTGAATCTGGCCTGCACGCCGAAAACATTGCGATCCTATGATAGGTGCTCATTCATTTGGAAACGCTACCAGCAGCTGGGCTATCGCTCCATTTTCGCAGAGGATGTGGCCATGCTCTCGGCTTTTAACTACAATCAAAATGGGTTCCGAAAGCAGCCCACGGAGTACTATCTGCGACCCATGatcatggaaatggaaaagacTGTGGCCTTCAAAAAGGACCTCAACATGCACTTGTGCATGGGCAGTCGCAGGACGGCGGATGTACTGCTCGAGTACATGCGGAAACTGGTGCCCCGATTGAGCAGGGATCTTTACTTTTCATTCTTCTGGACGGTGGCGCTAACCCATGACTACTTTAATTTCCCCTCACTACTGGATGAGGCCATGCTGCAACAGTTGACGCAGCTGCAAGATTCCGGAGTCCTTAATCGCACGGTGGTAATGTTTCTATCCGATCACGGCCTAAGATGGGGTTCCTTTCGGCGGACCTACCAGGGCATGATGGAGGAGCGCCAGCCCCTAATGATGCTATTGTATCCGCCATGGATGAACGAGCGCTATCCGGAGGCCATTGCGAATCTTAGGTTAAATGCCCGCCGGCTAACCACACCGTTTGATGTGCACGCGACGATGTTGCAGCTCCTCGACCTACATAATCTGGAGGCGGATCAGTTGCTACGCAGATCAACCGAGATGGACGAGCCGGACAGCACGCTGCCCAGAGGCATCAGCCTATTTCTGCCCATCCCGGCGGCTCGGACCTGCGAGCAGGCGGGCATCGCTGCCCACTGGTGCACCTGCCACCAGCGCCAGGAGCTGCAGACAAACGATCCGCGTGTCCAGCGGGCGGCTCGATATCTGGTGCGCCTGATCAACAACCGACTGAAGGATAGCACCCAGTGCAGGACCCTATACCTGAACTCCATACTCCAGGCTCTGATTGCGGCGCCGCACTCGAAAATCGTGAAGAACATTTCCACGGACTATGCGGTGGACATCACCCTGCGACTGCAAACGAAGCCCGGGCTGGGCGTTTTCGAGTCCACGGTGCGGATGACGGGCTATACGACCGTTCTCACGGGCACCATCAGCCGGCTGAATCTGTACGGAAGCCAGAGCTACTGTCTCAATGATCCGGCGCTAAAGATGTTCTGCTATTGCCACAGATAA
- the LOC120458499 gene encoding uncharacterized protein LOC120458499 isoform X2, which produces MTKRDLQQYYRYYNMNKNRGQFKKVVIVIFALCVFSYLCVDYNLRTKLLRFRDGFDFMARIEDHYGGNVTTAYFVDTTGCRMPHFEVTDDTIAQFMFKPRPYSCNRALIRTSDTVPGQLHLNLEPSELLTYYNISDLSSVNCNYTEVKRKTDARNTYSPAVSFKLDKVMKLPLSPEFICMWCYDSLDKLFYKDCHFFAVDKPKIRPPLKTGTDRVSFNKSKEEQERLSVMILGMDSLSHLNFLRQMRRTANYIRKHLSHVEFWGYNKVGDNTFPNLVPLLSGLEDQELNLACTPKTLRSYDRCSFIWKRYQQLGYRSIFAEDVAMLSAFNYNQNGFRKQPTEYYLRPMIMEMEKTVAFKKDLNMHLCMGSRRTADVLLEYMRKLVPRLSRDLYFSFFWTVALTHDYFNFPSLLDEAMLQQLTQLQDSGVLNRTVVMFLSDHGLRWGSFRRTYQGMMEERQPLMMLLYPPWMNERYPEAIANLRLNARRLTTPFDVHATMLQLLDLHNLEADQLLRRSTEMDEPDSTLPRGISLFLPIPAARTCEQAGIAAHWCTCHQRQELQTNDPRVQRAARYLVRLINNRLKDSTQCRTLYLNSILQALIAAPHSKIVKNISTDYAVDITLRLQTKPGLGVFESTVRMTGYTTVLTGTISRLNLYGSQSYCLNDPALKMFCYCHR; this is translated from the coding sequence ATGACCAAGAGGGACCTGCAGCAGTACTACCGCTACTACAACATGAACAAGAACCGTGGACAGTTCAAGAAGGTTGTGATCGTGATCTTCGCCCTCTGCGTCTTTTCCTACCTGTGTGTGGACTACAATCTCAGGACGAAGCTGCTTCGTTTCCGCGATGGATTCGATTTTATGGCCCGCATCGAGGACCACTATGGTGGAAATGTGACAACCGCCTATTTCGTTGACACCACCGGCTGCCGGATGCCGCACTTCGAGGTCACCGACGACACCATTGCCCAGTTCATGTTCAAGCCGCGTCCGTACAGCTGCAACAGAGCTCTGATCCGGACCAGTGACACGGTGCCCGGTCAGCTGCACCTCAATCTGGAGCCGAGTGAGCTGCTCACATACTACAACATCAGTGATCTGTCGTCCGTAAATTGCAACTATACGGAGGTGAAGCGGAAAACCGATGCACGTAACACTTACAGTCCGGCCGTGAGTTTTAAGCTGGATAAAGTAATGAAACTGCCTCTCAGCCCGGAGTTCATTTGCATGTGGTGCTACGATTCCTTGGACAAACTCTTCTACAAGGACTGCCACTTTTTTGCAGTCGATAAGCCAAAAATAAGGCCCCCACTGAAAACTGGAACCGATAGGGTGAGTTTCAACAAGAGcaaggaggagcaggaacGGCTTTCCGTGATGATACTCGGCATGGATAGCCTATCGCACCTAAATTTCCTACGCCAGATGCGCCGCACAGCGAACTACATCCGAAAGCATCTGTCCCACGTGGAGTTTTGGGGCTACAACAAGGTGGGCGACAATACCTTTCCCAATCTCGTGCCCCTGCTGAGTGGCCTGGAAGACCAGGAACTGAATCTGGCCTGCACGCCGAAAACATTGCGATCCTATGATAGGTGCTCATTCATTTGGAAACGCTACCAGCAGCTGGGCTATCGCTCCATTTTCGCAGAGGATGTGGCCATGCTCTCGGCTTTTAACTACAATCAAAATGGGTTCCGAAAGCAGCCCACGGAGTACTATCTGCGACCCATGatcatggaaatggaaaagacTGTGGCCTTCAAAAAGGACCTCAACATGCACTTGTGCATGGGCAGTCGCAGGACGGCGGATGTACTGCTCGAGTACATGCGGAAACTGGTGCCCCGATTGAGCAGGGATCTTTACTTTTCATTCTTCTGGACGGTGGCGCTAACCCATGACTACTTTAATTTCCCCTCACTACTGGATGAGGCCATGCTGCAACAGTTGACGCAGCTGCAAGATTCCGGAGTCCTTAATCGCACGGTGGTAATGTTTCTATCCGATCACGGCCTAAGATGGGGTTCCTTTCGGCGGACCTACCAGGGCATGATGGAGGAGCGCCAGCCCCTAATGATGCTATTGTATCCGCCATGGATGAACGAGCGCTATCCGGAGGCCATTGCGAATCTTAGGTTAAATGCCCGCCGGCTAACCACACCGTTTGATGTGCACGCGACGATGTTGCAGCTCCTCGACCTACATAATCTGGAGGCGGATCAGTTGCTACGCAGATCAACCGAGATGGACGAGCCGGACAGCACGCTGCCCAGAGGCATCAGCCTATTTCTGCCCATCCCGGCGGCTCGGACCTGCGAGCAGGCGGGCATCGCTGCCCACTGGTGCACCTGCCACCAGCGCCAGGAGCTGCAGACAAACGATCCGCGTGTCCAGCGGGCGGCTCGATATCTGGTGCGCCTGATCAACAACCGACTGAAGGATAGCACCCAGTGCAGGACCCTATACCTGAACTCCATACTCCAGGCTCTGATTGCGGCGCCGCACTCGAAAATCGTGAAGAACATTTCCACGGACTATGCGGTGGACATCACCCTGCGACTGCAAACGAAGCCCGGGCTGGGCGTTTTCGAGTCCACGGTGCGGATGACGGGCTATACGACCGTTCTCACGGGCACCATCAGCCGGCTGAATCTGTACGGAAGCCAGAGCTACTGTCTCAATGATCCGGCGCTAAAGATGTTCTGCTATTGCCACAGATAA
- the LOC120457252 gene encoding GATOR complex protein Wdr59, with protein MPPTETLRPGERGTAGGSGAGAPEQTYIIRQSNKYYEHRDSQATAMSVDYSGQWVLLAGRGHLALQRLGQDDGSLRRHERHSKYEVSVAEFAICPSRKEYCAIATSQHIDIVRWGTAEPHYEMSLRGHTRTVTDIDWHGKDPNLLVSCSIDTFSHIWDLREPRKPALSLNAVCMSGATQVGFNRVSGNLLAAAHDGDLRIWDIRKGSCPTHYITAHLNRVHGINWSHKRETCLATASQDGTVKYFDVCNPRRAEKIITTMSPVWRARYTPIGNGLVSIVVPHLGRGENSLLLWSNSKQTDPICSFVGHTDVILDFAWRPNRESSNEIELVTWSRDRTLRVWKIDDNMLKLCEPSADEVESRFEPDLSELRVPTPPEFLHPRSILVAASLPISTGDGTCNTLPMARSPSFGGGYYRREEPHIARSLTDQPTCSLHHEFSLLNTNMPHVEVDTLDAIKRYACFKICAGGHTVILQVTFTTSYPSPSAPPDFQLCQGTTLSSEVSGVLLKVLRCNALQRVKKSRTCLEQCLRALVAAMKKKVAAVGGADRSQLLLQSPRLEGALSSTLHDACIPYPRTSGVHFNATGMLTTFAQPVNNKRLTLRPHTAMTPRTFSSINGSGLLGNVMVTAQREANASFYLQERMISGKPGKQRAIRQMNGSPVVHVYDTSSLLHINRRMAREFSLDKSNIAETCRRNGEICRQHGRLDLVPVWLLAELIATPQVPHETLNELLFYKDPFKKSLLESLIMHYATSGDIQTAVLLACLFDKCPPGGGAIMEKTVRLPAQLNSQISPYHTVLPLDVKSSSSSKTWQQLKQLRSNSWSDSLDLEMKQIQSDAYACSLIRRAKMPLFDQFKRAYAEILFGWQLLSKRALVLKHTQNTPPPVQGVEFVTECRTCAKPKRTPKCEPCKRPVLFCVLCRLPVKGAANACLACGHGGHIDHMMQWFEKHKVCATCGCKCLERTSELLALLS; from the exons ATGCCGCCCACAGAGACGCTGCGTCCGGGAGAACGCGGAACAGCCGgaggatcaggagcaggagcaccCGAACAAACGTACATCATTAGGCAGAGCAATAAATACTATGAACACCGAGATTCCCAGGCCACCGCCATGTCGGTTGATTACTCGGGGCAGTGGGTGCTCCTCGCGGGTCGTGGTCACCTGGCACTGCAGCGTTTGGGACAGGACGATGGATCACTGCGACGACATGAGAGGCATTCCAAGTACGAGGTGTCCGTAGCAGAATTTGCCATATGTCCCAGTCGCAAAGAATACTGCGCCATAGCG ACTAGCCAGCACATAGACATCGTTCGCTGGGGCACTGCGGAACCCCACTACGAGATGTCCTTGCGTGGACATACTCGCACAGTGACTGATATTGATTGGCATGGCAAGGATCCGAATCTGCTGGTCAGCTGCTCCATAGACACCTTCTCTCATATTTGGGACTTAAGGGAGCCAAGGAAACCGGCCTTGTCCTTGAACGCCGTGTGCATGT CTGGTGCTACCCAAGTGGGATTTAACCGCGTTTCGGGAAACCTTTTGGCTGCTGCCCATGATGGGGATTTGCGCATCTGGGACATTCGCAAGGGTAGTTGCCCCACACACTATATCACGGCACATTTGAATAGGGTGCATGGCATCAATTGGAGCCACAAAAGGGAGACCTGCTTGGCAACCGCCAGTCAGGATGGGACGGTCAAGTACTTTGATGTGTGTAATCCTCGCAGGGCCGAGAAGATCATTACAACCATGTCGCCAGTGTGGAGAGCAAGATACACG CCTATTGGCAACGGCCTGGTTAGCATTGTGGTGCCCCATTTGGGCCGTGGCGAGAACAGTTTGCTGCTCTGGAGCAACAGCAAGCAAACGGACCCTATATGTTCCTTTGTGGGGCACACAGATGTCATTCTTGACTTTGCCTGGCGTCCAAATCGTGAGAGCTCCAATGAAATA GAACTGGTCACTTGGTCCAGGGATCGCACGCTGAGAGTGTGGAAGATCGATGATAATATGCTGAAGCTTTGCGAACCGTCTGCGGACGAAGTAGAATCTCGTTTCGAGCCCGATCTCAGTGAGTTAAGAGTGCCAACTCCTCCAGAGTTCCTGCATCCCCGTTCCATATTGGTTGCCGCTTCGTTGCCCATATCCACGGGTGACGGTACTTGTAACACCTTGCCCATGGCTCGCTCTCCTAGCTTTGGAGGCGGCTACTATCGCAGGGAAGAGCCCCACATAGCCAGATCGCTGACAGATCAACCCACGTGCTCACTGCACCACGAGTTCTCGCTGCTCAACACGAACATGCCTCATGTGGAGGTAGACACGCTAGATGCCATTAAGCGGTACGCCTGCTTCAAGATTTGCGCCGGCGGACACACGGTTATTTTACAAGTGACTTTCACGACATCGTATCCAAGTCCTAGTGCTCCGCCAGACTTTCAGCTTTGCCAAGGAACCACTCTGTCCAGTGAGGTGAGTGGTGTTCTGCTAAAGGTGCTGCGTTGCAATGCATTACAGCGGGTCAAGAAATCCCGCACCTGCCTGGAACAATGTCTACGTGCTCTAGTGGCGGCTATGAAGAAAAAGGTGGCCGCTGTAGGCGGAGCGGATCGTAGCCAACTTCTCTTGCAATCCCCTCGGCTTGAAGGAGCTTTGTCAAGCACCCTGCACGATGCCTGCATCCCATATCCACGGACGTCAGGTGTCCACTTCAATGCCACTGGTATGCTGACCACTTTCGCCCAGCCGGTAAACAACAAAAGGCTGACCCTGCGGCCACACACAGCAATGACTCCGAGGACTTTCTCATCGATTAATGGTAGTGGATTGCTAGGCAATGTGATGGTTACCGCCCAGCGGGAGGCAAACGCTTCTTTTTACCTCCAGGAGAGGATGATTTCGGGAAAACCGGGCAAACAGCGAGCCATCCGGCAGATGAATGGAAGTCCAGTTGTTCACGTATACGACACAAGTAGCTTACTCCACATAAACCGCAGAATGGCTCGGGAGTTCTCCCTCGATAAGAGTAATATAGCAGAAACGTGTCGTAGAAATGGCGAAATCTGTCGCCAGCATGGGCGCTTGGACTTGGTGCCTGTTTGGCTGTTGGCGGAACTGATAGCCACTCCCCAAGTACCTCATGAAACACTCAACGAGCTTCTGTTCTACAAAGATCCCTTCAAGAAATCCCTGCTGGAATCACTAATAATGCATTATGCTACCTCCGGTGACATACAGACTGCTGTGCTGCTGGCCTGTTTGTTTGACAAGTGCCCCCCGGGTGGAGGAGCCATAATGGAGAAGACAGTGCGACTTCCGGCGCAGCTTAACTCGCAAATTTCACCGTATCACACGGTGCTTCCGCTTGACGTTAAGTCATCTTCTTCCTCCAAGACTTGGCAGCAACTAAAGCAACTACGCAGCAACTCTTGGTCCGACTCCCTGGATTTGGAGATGAAGCAAATCCAGTCTGATGCATACGCTTGCTCTTTAATTAGACGTGCTAAGATGCCACTGTTTGATCAATTTAAGCGCGCCTATGCGGAAATATTATTTGGCTGGCAGTTGCTTTCGAAGCGGGCTTTGGTCCTCAAGCACACGCAAAATACACCACCCCCTGTCCAGGGTGTGGAATTTGTTACCGAGTGCAGGACGTGTGCCAAGCCCAAACGGACACCCAAGTGCGAGCCCTGCAAGCGACCCGTGCTCTTTTGCGTCCTCTGTCGTTTGCCTGTAAAAGGAGC